A stretch of Macadamia integrifolia cultivar HAES 741 chromosome 7, SCU_Mint_v3, whole genome shotgun sequence DNA encodes these proteins:
- the LOC122083938 gene encoding probable calcium-binding protein CML41: protein MSTVIVSKPSSPSKWFSNKSFKLSLPRLRSSKSNVSSPRASQTDQLITTPKTPKNRSRKDQLREVFRYFDSDGDGKISGYELRSYFASIGEYMSHEQAQSVINDLDSDADNLMDFEDFVKLMERDHQGGDDVDEDLRRAFEMFEVEKGSGCITPKGLQTMFSRLGDERSYEECEVMIKKFDLDGNGVLDFHEFNQMMA, encoded by the coding sequence ATGTCAACTGTTATCGTCTCCAAACCATCATCACCATCTAAATGGTTCTCCAACAAGAGCTTCAAGTTAAGCCTCCCTCGCCTTCGTTCTTCCAAGTCAAATGTGTCCAGCCCTCGTGCATCTCAGACTGATCAGCTTATTACCACTccaaaaacacccaaaaatcgATCAAGAAAAGACCAACTCCGAGAAGTATTTCGTTATTTCGACAGTGATGGTGATGGGAAAATCTCAGGTTACGAACTCAGATCCTACTTTGCATCCATTGGGGAGTACATGTCCCACGAGCAGGCTCAGAGTGTGATCAATGATCTAGACTCAGATGCTGACAATTTGATGGACTTTGAAGATTTTGTGAAGTTGATGGAACGTGATCATCAAGGTGGAGATGATGTTGATGAAGATCTCAGAAGAGCTTTTGAGATGTTTGAAGTGGAGAAAGGGTCTGGTTGCATTACTCCCAAGGGGTTGCAGACGATGTTCAGTCGTCTTGGGGACGAAAGATCCTATGAAGAGTGTGAAGTCATGATTAAGAAATTTGACCTTGATGGCAATGGTGTGCTTGATTTCCATGAATTTAACCAGATGATGGCTTAA